The following proteins are co-located in the Flectobacillus major DSM 103 genome:
- the dnaB gene encoding replicative DNA helicase has product MEQSNRNNTFKKPSNFAGGRISATNRWLDTGLGKIPPQALDLEEAVLGALMIEKDALTAVVDILKTDSFYKEAHQRIYGAITQLFAASEPIDLLTVTNQLRMNGELEMAGGVSYLAELTQRVNSAANIEFHARIVVEHSLKRQLITVSSEIQKMAYEDTTDVFQLLDKVEQELFRISEANIRKNYADMSQIMRTALLELEMKKNQKDGLTGVPTGFSALDRITSGFQKTELVIIAARPGMGKTALILSACRNAAVDFGQAVAIFSLEMSSVQLVNRLISSEAELESEKLRKGNLAPHEWAQLHAKIGKLTNAPIFIDDTPALSILELRAKARRLKAQHDIQMIVIDYLQLMSGESGGKGGGNREQEIANISRSLKQLAKELDVPVIALSQLSRAVETRGGDKKPQLSDLRESGSIEQDADMVMFIYRPEYYGITQDENGNSIAGVGELIIAKNRAGSLDTVQLRFIGKYTKYCDLDATDYSGFAGSDNLQSFAAVNDSLAAFEGGARTVGSKMNNLPSNGNMPFGATPPNQDVPF; this is encoded by the coding sequence ATGGAACAGTCTAATAGAAATAATACCTTCAAAAAGCCCTCAAATTTTGCTGGGGGAAGAATCTCTGCAACCAATCGTTGGCTGGATACAGGATTAGGAAAAATCCCTCCTCAGGCCCTCGACTTGGAGGAGGCGGTGCTGGGTGCTTTGATGATAGAAAAGGATGCACTGACTGCAGTTGTTGATATTTTAAAAACAGATTCATTTTATAAAGAGGCTCACCAAAGAATATATGGTGCTATCACACAATTATTTGCAGCATCAGAACCTATCGACTTATTGACAGTTACCAATCAGCTAAGAATGAATGGCGAATTGGAAATGGCTGGTGGGGTGTCGTATTTGGCCGAATTAACCCAAAGGGTCAACTCGGCAGCCAATATCGAGTTTCATGCTAGGATTGTAGTGGAACATTCGTTGAAAAGACAATTGATTACGGTTTCTTCAGAAATCCAGAAAATGGCCTACGAAGATACCACCGATGTATTCCAGTTGTTGGACAAGGTTGAGCAAGAACTTTTTAGAATTTCGGAGGCTAATATCCGTAAAAACTATGCTGATATGTCGCAAATTATGCGAACGGCGTTGTTGGAATTAGAAATGAAAAAAAATCAGAAAGACGGCCTTACAGGTGTACCTACTGGTTTTAGTGCTTTAGATAGAATTACGTCGGGTTTTCAAAAAACCGAACTTGTGATTATTGCAGCTCGTCCGGGTATGGGTAAAACAGCCCTCATTTTGTCGGCTTGTCGTAATGCTGCTGTCGATTTTGGACAAGCTGTGGCTATTTTCTCGCTAGAGATGTCGTCGGTACAGTTAGTAAATCGTCTTATTTCGTCTGAGGCCGAACTCGAATCTGAAAAGCTTAGAAAAGGTAATCTTGCCCCTCACGAATGGGCTCAGCTTCATGCCAAAATTGGTAAACTTACCAACGCCCCTATATTTATTGACGATACGCCAGCCCTTTCTATCTTGGAACTTCGTGCCAAGGCTCGTCGTTTGAAGGCTCAGCACGATATTCAAATGATCGTGATTGATTACCTCCAATTGATGTCAGGCGAGTCGGGCGGAAAAGGGGGAGGAAACCGTGAACAAGAAATTGCCAATATTTCACGTTCATTAAAACAACTTGCCAAAGAATTAGATGTACCTGTGATTGCCCTATCGCAGTTGAGCCGTGCCGTAGAAACCCGTGGAGGAGACAAAAAACCACAACTTTCCGATTTGAGGGAGTCGGGGTCTATTGAGCAAGATGCCGATATGGTAATGTTTATTTATCGTCCAGAATATTACGGTATAACTCAAGACGAAAATGGAAATTCGATTGCTGGGGTAGGGGAATTAATTATTGCTAAAAACCGTGCGGGGTCATTAGATACCGTTCAGCTTCGCTTTATCGGTAAGTATACCAAATACTGCGACCTCGACGCTACAGACTACTCGGGCTTTGCTGGAAGCGATAATTTACAATCGTTTGCTGCTGTCAACGATTCATTGGCGGCGTTTGAAGGTGGTGCCAGAACTGTAGGTAGTAAAATGAATAACCTTCCGTCGAATGGCAATATGCCATTTGGTGCAACACCTCCTAATCAGGATGTCCCATTTTAG
- a CDS encoding PhoH family protein, whose translation MTEKVITLEDVELVGFLGVENSNIKEVAKAFPQSKIISRGNEITIRGSIPEIVKINEILDALVVHYQKYGKITTEQVKTYVTLDKNPTEEPQVHLKEEEDVLLYGTKGVVIRVKSPNQKKLVEAANNNDIVFAIGPAGTGKTYTAVALAVKALKNKEVKKIIITRPAVEAGENLGFLPGDLKEKIDPYLRPIYDALDDMIQPEKLKFFIENRVIEIAPLAYMRGRTLNNAFILLDEAQNTTPMQMKMFLTRMGINSKVIITGDKSQIDLPTKVKSGLVEASKILQGIKGISFIELDGKDVVRHRLVRDIIMAYDKADAEKAEHKTTSSFNHR comes from the coding sequence TTGACAGAAAAAGTAATCACCTTAGAAGACGTTGAGTTAGTAGGATTTCTCGGCGTGGAGAACAGCAACATCAAAGAAGTTGCTAAAGCCTTTCCTCAAAGTAAAATTATTTCGAGGGGAAACGAAATAACTATTCGTGGGTCAATTCCTGAGATAGTTAAAATTAACGAAATTTTAGATGCTCTTGTTGTTCACTATCAAAAGTATGGTAAAATTACTACCGAACAGGTAAAAACATACGTTACTCTTGATAAAAATCCAACAGAAGAACCCCAAGTTCATTTAAAAGAAGAAGAGGATGTGTTATTGTACGGTACAAAAGGGGTTGTGATTCGGGTAAAATCGCCAAACCAGAAAAAACTGGTAGAAGCCGCCAACAATAACGATATTGTTTTTGCGATTGGCCCCGCTGGTACTGGTAAAACCTACACTGCCGTAGCTTTGGCTGTAAAAGCCCTCAAAAATAAAGAAGTCAAAAAAATCATTATTACTCGCCCAGCCGTAGAAGCAGGTGAAAACTTAGGTTTTTTGCCCGGGGATTTGAAAGAAAAAATTGACCCTTATCTTCGCCCTATTTACGATGCTCTCGACGATATGATTCAGCCCGAAAAGCTTAAATTCTTTATCGAAAACCGTGTCATAGAAATCGCTCCGCTGGCCTATATGCGTGGCCGTACCCTCAACAACGCCTTTATTTTGCTTGACGAAGCCCAAAACACTACGCCAATGCAAATGAAAATGTTTTTGACTCGTATGGGTATCAACTCGAAAGTAATTATCACGGGCGATAAGTCACAAATAGATTTACCAACAAAAGTAAAGTCGGGGTTGGTAGAAGCCAGCAAAATTTTGCAGGGTATCAAAGGTATTTCGTTTATCGAACTCGACGGTAAAGATGTTGTTCGTCACCGCTTGGTACGTGATATTATTATGGCTTACGACAAGGCTGATGCCGAAAAAGCAGAACACAAAACAACAAGCTCTTTTAATCACAGATGA
- a CDS encoding M43 family zinc metalloprotease, with product MRFITLTFIFLVTYTTFAQNKCGVVLYDSLQATKIANWQSRKSQFESQIKQFSQTTSQLRIMAFSTIRIPVVVHIVHNNSSGTIGGSNNNNISDEQIASQIEALNDDYRRKSGTAGYNTNPVGADMQLEFYLADSLAQGQTTKGITRHYVNHQSFDFIAENTTLAQISTWNPLKYLNIYVTRSNGRAIGYSGFPYDSFLEGLNPNASDLSTQQIFDGVIIDYRYFGRCCGNISQVYNLGRTTTHEIGHWLGLLHPNGDTSCGNDYCDDTPTIEKLNLETNCNPLTSTCNGITVSNQIQNYMDYSPDACMNLFTNDQKNRTRAALELSYRRKSLINNAIHLPESNTLQVSIEPNPVQNNANIKVLLEGSQNITVQIYNLAGVLVWEETHNNQSSTYFVIKTTYWSNGLYFVKVSTPQQTATQKMLISR from the coding sequence ATGAGATTTATCACTTTAACATTCATCTTTTTGGTTACATACACCACATTTGCTCAAAACAAATGTGGTGTTGTTTTATACGATTCTTTGCAAGCTACCAAAATTGCTAATTGGCAAAGCCGTAAATCACAGTTTGAAAGCCAAATAAAGCAATTTTCCCAAACCACCAGCCAACTGAGAATAATGGCTTTTTCTACCATTCGGATTCCTGTTGTGGTGCATATTGTTCATAACAATAGCTCTGGAACTATTGGGGGCAGCAACAATAATAATATTTCGGACGAACAAATTGCGTCTCAAATCGAAGCTCTAAATGACGACTATCGCCGCAAATCGGGTACTGCTGGTTATAATACCAATCCAGTAGGTGCCGATATGCAACTGGAGTTTTACTTGGCCGATTCACTAGCCCAAGGCCAGACAACCAAAGGTATTACTCGCCACTATGTCAACCATCAGAGCTTCGATTTTATTGCAGAGAATACCACTTTGGCTCAAATATCCACTTGGAATCCGCTCAAATACCTAAATATCTATGTAACTCGTTCCAATGGTCGAGCCATTGGCTATTCGGGCTTTCCGTATGATAGCTTCTTGGAAGGGCTCAATCCTAATGCCTCCGACTTGTCTACTCAGCAAATTTTTGATGGGGTTATTATCGACTATCGGTATTTTGGGCGTTGTTGTGGTAATATTTCGCAAGTTTATAACCTTGGCCGAACTACCACACACGAAATAGGCCACTGGCTAGGCTTACTACACCCCAATGGCGATACAAGTTGTGGCAACGATTATTGTGATGATACCCCTACTATCGAAAAGCTCAATTTAGAAACCAATTGTAATCCTCTTACGTCTACCTGCAATGGTATTACGGTAAGCAACCAAATTCAAAATTATATGGACTATTCACCCGATGCCTGTATGAATCTGTTTACCAACGACCAAAAAAATAGAACTCGTGCAGCCTTAGAACTTAGCTACCGACGAAAAAGCCTAATCAACAATGCTATTCACTTACCCGAAAGCAATACCCTTCAGGTAAGTATAGAACCCAACCCTGTTCAAAACAATGCCAATATAAAGGTATTGCTAGAAGGTAGCCAAAATATTACGGTACAAATTTATAATCTGGCGGGGGTACTTGTTTGGGAAGAAACACACAACAACCAAAGTTCAACCTACTTTGTTATCAAAACAACCTATTGGTCCAATGGCCTGTATTTTGTGAAGGTATCAACACCCCAACAAACCGCCACTCAAAAAATGTTGATTAGCCGCTAA
- a CDS encoding TetR family transcriptional regulator C-terminal domain-containing protein translates to MEKADKIKQAYMEYFLENGTQPQSVYSFTKKLKIKESEFYDYYNSFELLESSIWLDFFKETIQKIEAEPVYATYSVREKLLAFYYTWIEVLKQNRSYASQTWRLIDKRKLKTPTFLVDLKNAFKEYSRDLVMEGKESREVQPRKYLDERYPDAFWLQLLMVLDFWVKDKSKGFEQTDAMIEKAVNTSFDLMASSALDSVLDFAKFLYQNR, encoded by the coding sequence ATGGAAAAAGCAGATAAAATAAAGCAGGCTTATATGGAATACTTTTTGGAAAATGGGACACAGCCTCAATCAGTGTATTCGTTTACCAAAAAACTCAAAATAAAAGAATCTGAATTCTACGATTATTATAATTCTTTTGAATTACTAGAAAGTAGTATTTGGTTGGATTTCTTTAAAGAAACTATTCAAAAAATAGAAGCAGAGCCTGTTTATGCCACTTATAGTGTAAGAGAAAAACTTTTGGCATTTTATTATACATGGATTGAGGTACTAAAACAAAACCGAAGTTATGCTTCTCAAACATGGCGTTTAATCGACAAACGTAAACTCAAAACACCTACGTTTTTGGTTGACCTCAAAAATGCTTTCAAAGAGTATTCACGTGATTTGGTCATGGAAGGCAAAGAAAGCCGTGAAGTACAACCTCGCAAATACTTGGACGAACGTTATCCCGATGCTTTTTGGCTTCAGTTATTGATGGTACTCGACTTTTGGGTAAAAGACAAATCTAAAGGCTTTGAACAAACCGATGCCATGATTGAAAAGGCCGTAAATACCTCATTCGACCTCATGGCCAGTTCTGCTCTTGATTCGGTCCTTGATTTTGCCAAATTTTTATATCAAAATCGCTAA